The following proteins are encoded in a genomic region of Arcobacter cloacae:
- a CDS encoding DedA family protein: MLSTIIDFIVQTVGTLGYAGIFIMMFLESSFFPFPSEVVMIPAGYLVYKGEMNMYLVILFGILGSLAGALFNYYLAVKFGRKFLIKYGRYFFIKEQTIVKMEEFFKNHGHISTFSGRLIPAVRQYISFPAGLARMNLFIFCLYTSLGAGIWVVILTVLGYYLGDNEGLIKEYLRYIIVAILIALAFLAFWYYKRLKKAKVL; this comes from the coding sequence TTGCTTTCAACTATAATTGATTTTATTGTCCAAACTGTAGGAACTTTAGGTTATGCAGGTATTTTTATTATGATGTTTTTAGAAAGCTCTTTTTTCCCTTTCCCTTCTGAAGTTGTTATGATTCCAGCTGGTTATTTGGTTTATAAGGGTGAAATGAATATGTATCTAGTGATTCTTTTTGGAATATTAGGTTCACTTGCAGGTGCTTTATTTAATTACTATTTAGCAGTGAAGTTTGGAAGAAAATTTTTAATTAAATATGGAAGATATTTTTTTATAAAAGAACAAACTATTGTAAAAATGGAAGAGTTTTTTAAAAATCATGGTCATATCTCTACTTTTTCGGGAAGATTAATACCTGCTGTTAGACAATATATCTCTTTTCCAGCAGGACTTGCCAGAATGAATTTGTTTATATTTTGTTTATATACAAGTTTGGGTGCTGGGATATGGGTTGTTATTTTAACGGTATTGGGTTATTATTTAGGAGATAATGAAGGTTTAATAAAAGAGTATTTACGATATATAATTGTAGCTATTTTAATCGCCCTTGCTTTTTTAGCTTTTTGGTATTACAAAAGGCTAAAAAAAGCAAAAGTTTTATAA